The Leucothrix mucor DSM 2157 DNA window CCTCAGGCATCACCACCAAGATCTTCGCCTTTGCCCGTGCGGCAGTAGGATGGATGTATGGCGGCCTTGGGCATGTGAATGTGGGCGCGAGTGTGATTTTTGCGGGGATGTCCGGAGCCGCAGTGGCGGATGCTGGCGGCCTTGGCAATATTGAAATTCATGCCATGAAAGATGCAGGCTACGACACTGATTTTTCAGTAGGAATTACCGCCGCCTCTTCTACCATTGGCCCTATTATTCCACCCTCACTGCCACTGGTTGTGTACGGTGTGATTGCCGATACCTCTATCGGTCAGCTGTTTGCGGCAGGCTTGATTCCGGGCTTGCTAATGGCAATGTCGTTGATGGTTATGGTCGCAGTGTATTCTCGCATCCGTAAATATCCACGTGACGACCGCTTCAGCATGAGCATCTTTATCAGCTCGTTCGGTCATGCCATTTTGCCATTAATGACACCGATTATTATTGTCGGCGGTATTTTGACCGGGTTATTTACACCCACCGAAGCGGCTATTGCAGCGGTTGCCTACTCGCTATTTTTGGGCTTGTTTGTTTACCGCACCTTGAGCTGGAAGCAGATCTTAAAAGTGTCGCAAGATACGGTTGAGACCACGGCTTCAATCATGATGATTGTCGCGGCTTCATCCATTTTCGCATGGATTTTAACTGCCAATCAGGTGGCTCAGGCATTTGCTACCGAGCTACTGAGTTTCACTCAGGATAAGACCGCGATTCTGCTGATTATTATGCTCATCGTGTTAGTGGTCGGCTGCTTTATGGAAACCATTGCAGCGATTACGATTTTAACGCCTGTGTTACTGCCGGTCGCCATGCAGTTTGGTATTGACCCCGTGCACTTCGGCATTATCCTGATTCTGAATCTAATGATTGGCTTGCTTACACCGCCGGTTGGGATGGTGCTTTATGTGCTCTCTAAGGTGTCGGGGGTGCCATTTGAGCGTTGTGTGGTGGCGACGGCTCCGTTTCTGGTGCCGCTGATTATTGTGTTGGTGTTACTGACGTTTATACCGGCGCTGTCGATGTGGTTGCCGACGCTGATTTACCGTTAGATAGGTGCTGGGTTGAGGCTGGTTTTGCTGGCCTCAATCTGGGCATGAATATATCGACGGTGAATTCCATAATATGCCTCATCCATAATGGTGTTCTTAATCTTAGCAGGCATACTACACATACTTAGAAATACAACTATCTCGATATCTCATAGGAACCACGTTACTCATCATCAAGATCCCGAGCCAACTCCGCCTCAATCCGCTCGATACTCGGTAACTTACTCTCAAAGTCCACTGGCAAAGCCTGCGCTAGCTGATACTCTGCCACACCGATCGGCTTGCTATTGTCCCGCAGCGCATATTCTGCAATCACTTTATTCCGACTTTTGCACAGCAATAAACCAATCGTTGGCCCATCCTCATCGGTTTTAATTTGTGAATCTACTGCCGAAAGGTAAAAGCTTAACTGTCCTGTATGCTCTGGTTTAAAATCACCTGCCTTAAGCTCAACAACCAAATAGCAACGAAGTTTAAGGTGGTAAAACAAGAGATCGAGATAAAAATCCTGCTCGCCCACTTCGAGGTGAACCTGCCTCCCTACAAATGCAAAACCAGCCCCAAGCTCCAGCAAAAACTGACTAATATGTTGTGTTAGTGCTTGCTCAATATCACGCTCTTTGGCTTTTTCACCAATGGATAGGAAGTCAAAAATATATGGGTCTTTTAAAGCCTCTTGAGCTAATTCAGACTGTGGCGTAGCTAGTGTATTTTCAAAGTTGGTAATCGCATTACCTTTTCTTTCCAGTAGCTGGCTTTCAATTT harbors:
- a CDS encoding TRAP transporter large permease, producing MSILYLFLILLVLLIAGAPVAVALGVASLVFILFDGMPSLVVLHNMVAGINSFPLIAVPFFIMAGHLMNTSGITTKIFAFARAAVGWMYGGLGHVNVGASVIFAGMSGAAVADAGGLGNIEIHAMKDAGYDTDFSVGITAASSTIGPIIPPSLPLVVYGVIADTSIGQLFAAGLIPGLLMAMSLMVMVAVYSRIRKYPRDDRFSMSIFISSFGHAILPLMTPIIIVGGILTGLFTPTEAAIAAVAYSLFLGLFVYRTLSWKQILKVSQDTVETTASIMMIVAASSIFAWILTANQVAQAFATELLSFTQDKTAILLIIMLIVLVVGCFMETIAAITILTPVLLPVAMQFGIDPVHFGIILILNLMIGLLTPPVGMVLYVLSKVSGVPFERCVVATAPFLVPLIIVLVLLTFIPALSMWLPTLIYR
- a CDS encoding PDDEXK nuclease domain-containing protein, with the protein product MSDLQSGDYQHFLTALKTQIQHAQQRAALAVNQELLKLYWQVGHDILKRQQQLGWGSKVIEQLAADLRKAFPELKGFSRSNLLYMRSFAENWPNFESDAIVQQAVGQIPWGHNIVLLGKLKDKEKRLSYALLCQQNGWSRNVLIHQIESQLLERKGNAITNFENTLATPQSELAQEALKDPYIFDFLSIGEKAKERDIEQALTQHISQFLLELGAGFAFVGRQVHLEVGEQDFYLDLLFYHLKLRCYLVVELKAGDFKPEHTGQLSFYLSAVDSQIKTDEDGPTIGLLLCKSRNKVIAEYALRDNSKPIGVAEYQLAQALPVDFESKLPSIERIEAELARDLDDE